One window of the Scyliorhinus canicula chromosome 25, sScyCan1.1, whole genome shotgun sequence genome contains the following:
- the LOC119957088 gene encoding protein GPR108-like, with the protein MMMAGRAAQILLLLLSLVIGAGARFHRLALKGDTRSRVHLNTFGFYPNGTLEVNLTSLKLKTDVALDKIMIGFSLAKTKTDGVAAYTVDESNTCLLERYNTTSGESLTLFNFDLKQRKVFMKKHGQQKKLLILGPGHQKKSETQDVENVKKEAKQPALKTRRKREEAETKNKDKDAAKGKVKTVKEDKKTEKSEEVFELQFMNGSYTFNFFVKILSVEEEGLYTLSFHNCHKAGPGKKNAVGFDMTIEIMARNPKNYLSAGETPLPLLYLVMSGFFFVAALFWVSLLLKHRSSVFKIHWLMAALAFTKSISILFHAINFYFIAVKGSAIEGWAVMYYITHLLKGALLFITLALIGTGWAFVKYILSDKDKKIFMIVIPLQVLANTAYIIIESTEEGTSEYALWKEILFLVDLICCGAILFPVVWSIRHLQEASSTDGKAAMNLAKLKLFRHFYVMIVCYIYFTRIIAILLKFTVPFQWQWMYNFLVEVSTLVFFVLTGYKFRPASNNPYLQLPQDEEDVTMDEVVTESGLLASVTRVKKSNHEREQIRDSSV; encoded by the exons atgatgaTGGCAGGGAGAGCAGCCCAGATTTTGCTCCTGTTGCTGTCGCTGGTGATCGGGGCCGGCGCCCGCTTCCACCGCCTTGCCCTGAAG GGCGACACGAGATCGAGAGTCCATTTGAATACCTTTGGCTTCTACCCCAATGGAACATTGGAGGTCAACCTCACAAGTCTTAAGTTGAAGACGGATGTCGCCTTGGACAAGATAATG ATTGGGTTCAGCCTCGCAAAAACAAAGACTGATGGTGTGGCTGCCTATACA GTAGATGAGTCCAACACATGTTTGCTGGAGAGGTACAACACTACCTCCGGGGAATCCCTTACACTCTTTAACTTTGATCTGAAACAGAGGAA GGTTTTTATGAAGAAACATGGTCAACAGAAAAAGCTGTTGATATTGGGGCCAGGTCATCAAAAGAAATCTGAAACCCAGGATGTAGAAAATGTGAAGAAAGAAGCCAAGCAGCCAG CTTTAAAGACCAGGAGGAAAAGAGAAGAGGCTGAAACCAAAAATAAAGACAAAGATGCGGCAAAAGGAAAAGTGAAGACCGTTAAAGAG GATAAGAAAACCGAAAAGAGCGAGGAAGTTTTTGAACTGCAATTTATGAATGGCAGCTACACCTTCAAT TTCTTTGTAAAGATTCTGTCTGTAGAAGAGGAAGGGCTCTATACTCTCAGCTTCCACAACTGTCATAAAGCAGGTCCCGGGAAGAAAAATGCTGTTGGATTTGACATGACA ATTGAAATAATGGCAAGGAATCCAAAGAACTACCTTTCTGCTGGGGAAACCCCACTGCCGCTGCTCTACTTGGTCATGTCTGGATTTTTCTTTGTGGCAGCCTTGTTCTGGGTTTCCCTCCTTCTAAAACACAG GAGCAGTGTATTTAAAATCCACTGGTTGATGGCTGCACTGGCATTCACCAAGTCCATCTCCATACTGTTCCATGCT ATAAacttttatttcattgctgttaagGGATCAGCAATTGAAGGTTGGGCTGTGATGTACTACATTACCCATCT ATTGAAAGGTGCCTTGCTGTTTATTACTTTGGCTCTGATTGGCACAGGATGGGCTTTCGTAAAATATATTCTGTCAGATAAAGACAAAAAGATCTTCATGATTGTGATTCCTCTGCAG GTGTTAGCAAATACAGCCTACATCATCATTGAATCGACTGAGGAGGGGACGAGCGAGTATGCTTTGTGGAAGGAGATCCTGTTTCTCGTGGATCTTATTTGCTGTGGAGCGATCCTATTTCCTGTTGTCTG GTCAATCAGGcacttgcaggaggcctccagcACGGATGGAAAAG CTGCAATGAATCTGGCCAAATTGAAACTCTTCAGGCATTTTTATGTCATG ATTGTTTGCTACATATATTTCACCAGGATCATCGCTATCCTTCTCAAATTCACTGTCCCGTTTCAGTGGCAGTGGATGTATAAT TTTCTAGTGGAGGTGTCAACATTGGTCTTCTTTGTGCTGACCGGATACAAGTTTCGACCAGCCTCCAACAACCCCTACCTACAGCTCCCACAGGACGAGGAGGATGTCACCATGGATGAAGT AGTGACTGAGTCGGGTTTGCTGGCAAGTGTGACCAGAGTGAAGAAGAGCAACCATGAGAGGGAACAGATCCGTGACTCCTCGGTATGA